One window of the Triplophysa rosa unplaced genomic scaffold, Trosa_1v2 scaffold58_ERROPOS1407097, whole genome shotgun sequence genome contains the following:
- the LOC130551055 gene encoding general transcription factor II-I repeat domain-containing protein 2-like: MAQQRKRKIESECRRFQTRWGNEYFFTEVSGKCVCLICQESVGVMKEYNVKRHYETKHQSFKSYTGAERKQKVKQLEATLSAQQQQFFRGNKAQENSTLASYEVAHLIAQHGKPFTDGEFVKECLMKVATIICPEKMQDFKNISLSRNTVGRRIEDLSANLKEQVTDKVPTFDFYSIACDDSTDSTDTAQLLIFLRGVDSDFCITEELLDMKSLKSTTTGKDIFEAVSCAIESMNLPWAKLCGITTDGAPSMIGKRKGMASMVCNKVRESGGEAVKMHCIIHQEALCAKAIQMDDVMTTVVKTINLIRSRALNHREFRTFLSDIDAEYGDVIYHSNVRWLSRGSVLQRFYSLRSEIDQFLKEKNLTLDQLNDPDWLADLAFLVDLTSHLNALNKSLQGKDQLISEMYALLKSFAMKLRLFERQISDCNAVHFPSLSEIISSFSDSNILGKMD, encoded by the coding sequence ATGGCGCAACAAAGAAAACGGAAAATCGAAAGTGAATGCAGGAGATTTCAAACACGTTGgggaaatgaatatttcttcacTGAGGTCAGCGGGAAATGTGTCTGCTTAATTTGCCAGGAGTCTGTTGGGGTGATGAAGGAATATAATGTTAAAAGacattatgaaacaaaacatcagTCTTTCAAATCTTACACTGGTGCCGAGCGCAAACAAAAGGTGAAACAACTGGAAGCTACCTTGtcagcacaacaacaacaattttttCGTGGTAATAAAGCACAGGAAAATTCTACATTAGCTAGTTATGAGGTAGCTCACCTAATAGCGCAGCACGGAAAACCCTTCACTGATGGCGAATTTGTAAAGGAGTGTCTAATGAAAGTTGCCACTATAATTTGCCCAGAAAAGATgcaagattttaaaaacatcagTCTTTCAAGGAACACAGTCGGACGGCGAATTGAAGACTTGTCGGCAAATCTAAAAGAACAAGTGACAGACAAAGTACCCACGTTTGATTTTTACTCAATTGCGTGCGATGACAGCACTGACTCGACAGACACTGCACAGCTGTTAATTTTTTTGCGAGGTGTGGACAGTGATTTTTGCATTACAGAAGAGCTTCTTGATATGAAGAGCCTTAAGAGTACAACAACTGGAAAAGATATTTTTGAAGCCGTATCATGTGCGATTGAGAGCATGAATCTCCCTTGGGCCAAGCTCTGTGGCATTACAACGGATGGAGCGCCATCCATGATCGGCAAGCGGAAAGGAATGGCTTCCATGGTATGCAACAAAGTTCGCGAAAGTGGAGGTGAGGCTGTAAAAATGCACTGTATCATACACCAGGAAGCGCTCTGTGCCAAAGCCATCCAGATGGACGATGTGATGACCACTGTGGTGAAAACTATAAACTTGATTCGTTCAAGAGCGCTCAACCACAGAGAATTCCGGACATTTTTGTCTGATATTGATGCAGAATACGGTGACGTAATATATCACTCTAACGTGCGGTGGCTGAGTCGCGGCTCGGTTCTACAGAGATTCTATTCGCTGAGGTCTGAAATTGACCagtttttgaaagaaaaaaacctGACACTTGATCAACTCAATGACCCTGACTGGCTGGCAGACCTTGCTTTTTTAGTTGATTTGACCAGTCACCTAAACGCACTAAATAAAAGCCTGCAAGGCAAGGACCAGCTGATATCGGAAATGTATGCGCTCCTGAAATCCTTTGCAATGAAGCTAAGACTTTTTGAGAGACAAATCAGTGACTGCAATGCTGTGCACTTTCCTAGTTTGTCCGAAATTATCTCAAGTTTTTCAGACTCCAACATCCTTGGAAAAATGGATTAA